In a genomic window of Tissierella sp. Yu-01:
- the gyrB gene encoding DNA topoisomerase (ATP-hydrolyzing) subunit B gives MTNEVNENNRHYTASDIQVLTGLEPVRKRPGMYIGSTGPKGLHHLVYEVVDNSIDEALAGICDTIIVKLYNDGSVSVEDNGSGIPVEAHPQTGKSTVETVLTILHAGGKFNNGAYKVSGGLHGVGVSVVNALSEWLIAKVKRNGKEYMQKFERGIPTSTLEPVGDSDSTGTTIYFKPDNEIFEIVEFDFSTLETRFREMAFLNKGIKIILEDERNDIKKEFYYEGGIKSFVEYINKNKTPIHKDVIYFEAVKDDTLVELAIQYTDSYSENVLTFANNINTNDGGTHLSGLRSALTRVINEYGRKNGYLKEKDENLSGEDVREGMTAVLSVKLPEPQFEGQTKGKLGNSETRGIVESITAEFLNDFLELNPKEGKAILEKAVSAQRARDAARKARELTRKRSILDNTTLPGKLADCQSSDLNETEIYLVEGDSAGGSAKQGRDKKYQAILPLKGKIMNVEKARIDKVLGSDEIKSMITAFGTGVGSDFSLERLRYGKIIIMTDADVDGAHIRTLLLTFFYRYMKELIEKGHVYIAQPPLYKVTKSRKEYYCYSDKELDTLLDEIGRTNYSIQRYKGLGEMNADQLFDTTMDPETRILLKVNIEDAVAADEIFTMLMGDKVEPRREFIEENARYVKNLDI, from the coding sequence ATGACTAATGAAGTAAATGAAAATAACAGACATTATACGGCCAGTGACATTCAAGTACTAACAGGTCTTGAACCAGTTAGAAAAAGACCTGGTATGTATATCGGAAGTACTGGACCAAAGGGGCTACATCATTTAGTATATGAAGTTGTTGATAATAGTATAGATGAGGCATTAGCCGGTATTTGTGATACTATTATTGTAAAATTATATAATGATGGATCAGTATCTGTAGAAGATAACGGTAGTGGTATACCAGTTGAGGCCCATCCACAAACAGGAAAGTCAACTGTTGAAACTGTACTTACAATTCTCCATGCAGGTGGTAAATTTAATAATGGAGCTTATAAAGTATCAGGAGGACTTCATGGTGTTGGTGTATCTGTAGTTAATGCATTATCTGAATGGCTTATAGCTAAGGTAAAAAGAAATGGTAAGGAATATATGCAAAAGTTTGAAAGGGGTATTCCCACTTCAACTTTAGAGCCAGTAGGGGATTCAGATTCAACTGGAACAACAATTTACTTTAAACCTGATAATGAAATATTTGAGATAGTAGAATTTGATTTTAGTACATTAGAGACAAGATTTAGAGAAATGGCCTTTTTAAATAAAGGTATAAAAATAATATTAGAAGATGAAAGAAATGATATAAAGAAGGAATTCTATTATGAAGGTGGAATTAAGTCTTTTGTAGAATATATAAATAAAAATAAAACTCCTATTCATAAAGATGTAATTTATTTTGAAGCTGTAAAGGATGACACACTTGTAGAATTAGCTATTCAATACACTGATTCCTATAGTGAAAATGTATTAACATTTGCTAATAATATAAATACAAATGATGGCGGTACTCACTTATCCGGTTTAAGATCTGCACTTACAAGAGTTATCAATGAATATGGTAGAAAAAATGGATATTTGAAAGAAAAAGATGAAAACCTTTCAGGGGAAGATGTTAGGGAAGGTATGACTGCAGTTCTTTCTGTTAAGTTACCTGAGCCTCAATTCGAAGGCCAAACTAAGGGTAAATTAGGTAATAGTGAAACAAGGGGAATTGTAGAATCAATTACAGCTGAATTTTTAAATGACTTTTTAGAGTTAAATCCAAAAGAAGGAAAAGCAATTCTAGAGAAGGCTGTAAGTGCTCAAAGAGCTCGAGATGCTGCAAGAAAGGCAAGAGAACTAACTAGAAAGAGGAGTATATTAGATAATACAACACTACCTGGTAAGTTAGCTGATTGTCAGTCTAGCGATTTAAATGAGACTGAGATTTATTTAGTCGAAGGGGACTCTGCGGGTGGTAGTGCTAAACAAGGTAGAGATAAAAAATATCAGGCTATTTTACCACTTAAGGGTAAAATTATGAATGTTGAAAAGGCAAGAATCGATAAGGTTTTAGGTTCCGATGAAATAAAATCCATGATTACTGCATTTGGAACTGGTGTTGGTAGCGACTTTAGTTTAGAAAGACTTAGATATGGAAAGATCATTATAATGACCGATGCCGACGTTGATGGTGCACACATTAGAACACTTTTGTTGACATTCTTCTATAGATATATGAAGGAGTTAATTGAAAAGGGTCATGTTTATATTGCACAACCACCTTTATATAAAGTAACTAAGAGTAGGAAGGAATACTATTGCTATAGTGATAAAGAGCTTGACACCTTATTGGATGAAATAGGGAGAACAAATTATTCAATTCAAAGATACAAAGGTCTTGGAGAAATGAACGCTGATCAATTGTTTGATACTACAATGGACCCTGAAACAAGAATTTTATTGAAAGTAAACATTGAAGACGCTGTTGCAGCAGATGAAATATTTACTATGCTTATGGGTGATAAGGTTGAACCTAGAAGAGAATTCATCGAAGAAAATGCTAGATACGTTAAAAATCTAGATATATAG
- the gyrA gene encoding DNA gyrase subunit A → MDNENQNRNKLIDINIVEDMRKSYLDYSMSVIVSRALPDVRDGLKPVHRRILYAMNELGMDPDKPYSKSARVVGDVLGKYHPHGDSSVYGAMVRLAQDFNTRYLLVDGHGNFGSVDGDGAAAMRYTEARMTKLATEMLRDIGKETVDFRPNFDERLKEPVVLPSKFPNLLVNGSSGIAVGMATNIPPHNLGEVIDGISLLIDNDDVTIEELSRVIKGPDFPTGAFIMGKQGIMDAYKTGRGKVLLRAVAEIEETNKGRHRIIVSEIPYQVNKAALISKIAEYVRDKKLEGISDLRDESDREGMRIVIELKRDANPNVVLNNLYKQTQMQTTFGIINLALVDNEPKVLNLKEMLTHYINHQIEIIRRRTQYDLTKAEERAHIVEGLKIALDNIDAIIKIIRGSKDDSTAKAGLMENFGLSEKQAQAILDMRLRRLTGLERDKLEAEYEALIKEISRLKEILASERLVLNIIKEELEEIKEKYGDERRSKIMPSADEINIEDMIEEEDVIITLTHFGYVKRMPEDTYKLQKRGGKGVAALTTREDDFVENIFITSTHDMILYFTNKGRVYMLKAYEIPEAGRQAKGTAIINLLNLDTDEKINAVIPISEFNPENKLVFFTKNGIVKKTGLDQYANIRKNGIIAINLKDEDELISVRMTDGSREMMLVTKKGMAIRFDEKDVREMGRSSTGVKGITLNKGDEVVAAELVEENHFLLVISEFGYGKRTPIDEYKVQIRGGKGLKTYNIKKKTGDIVSAKVINENDDIMIISYSGTIIRLNSKDISVMGRSTQGVTLMKMYEDTVVAVAKYVEE, encoded by the coding sequence ATGGACAATGAAAATCAAAATAGAAATAAATTAATAGACATAAACATAGTAGAAGATATGAGAAAATCATATTTGGACTATTCTATGAGTGTTATAGTTAGTCGTGCCCTCCCAGATGTTAGAGATGGTTTAAAACCAGTTCATAGAAGAATTCTTTACGCAATGAATGAGCTAGGAATGGATCCAGATAAGCCATATAGTAAATCAGCTAGGGTAGTTGGGGATGTACTAGGTAAGTACCATCCACATGGAGATAGCTCTGTATATGGTGCAATGGTTAGACTTGCTCAGGATTTTAATACGAGATACCTATTAGTTGATGGACATGGTAACTTTGGTTCAGTTGATGGTGATGGGGCAGCAGCAATGCGTTATACCGAAGCTAGAATGACAAAGCTTGCAACTGAAATGCTAAGGGATATTGGTAAAGAAACAGTGGATTTTAGGCCTAACTTTGATGAAAGATTAAAAGAACCTGTAGTACTACCAAGTAAGTTTCCAAATTTATTAGTAAATGGTTCATCTGGTATCGCTGTAGGTATGGCTACAAATATACCACCTCATAATCTAGGTGAAGTAATAGATGGTATATCATTATTAATCGATAATGATGATGTAACTATCGAAGAATTATCAAGAGTTATTAAGGGTCCTGATTTTCCTACTGGTGCCTTTATTATGGGAAAACAGGGAATAATGGACGCATATAAGACTGGTAGAGGTAAGGTTTTACTTAGAGCAGTTGCTGAAATAGAAGAAACAAACAAAGGCAGACATAGAATAATTGTATCTGAGATACCATACCAGGTGAATAAAGCTGCACTTATTTCAAAAATTGCTGAATATGTAAGGGATAAAAAGCTTGAAGGTATATCAGACTTACGAGATGAATCAGATAGAGAAGGTATGAGAATTGTTATTGAACTAAAAAGAGATGCAAATCCAAATGTAGTTCTTAATAATTTATACAAACAAACTCAAATGCAGACTACCTTTGGTATCATAAACCTTGCATTAGTAGATAATGAACCTAAAGTATTAAACTTAAAGGAAATGTTAACTCATTACATTAACCATCAAATTGAGATTATACGTAGGAGAACTCAATATGATTTAACAAAGGCTGAAGAAAGAGCTCATATAGTAGAAGGACTAAAAATTGCATTAGATAATATTGATGCTATTATTAAGATAATCAGAGGATCCAAGGATGATTCAACTGCAAAAGCGGGATTAATGGAGAACTTTGGACTGTCAGAAAAACAAGCACAGGCCATTCTAGATATGAGACTTAGAAGATTAACAGGCTTAGAAAGAGATAAATTAGAAGCTGAATATGAAGCCTTAATCAAAGAAATAAGTAGATTAAAAGAAATATTAGCAAGTGAAAGACTTGTATTAAATATTATTAAAGAAGAATTAGAAGAGATTAAAGAGAAGTATGGTGACGAGAGAAGATCAAAAATAATGCCTTCAGCAGATGAAATTAATATTGAAGATATGATTGAAGAAGAAGATGTTATCATAACATTGACTCATTTTGGATATGTTAAAAGGATGCCTGAAGACACATATAAACTTCAAAAAAGAGGTGGGAAGGGTGTAGCAGCATTAACTACTAGGGAAGATGATTTCGTTGAAAATATATTTATTACATCTACCCATGATATGATTCTTTACTTTACTAACAAAGGTAGAGTATATATGTTAAAGGCATACGAAATACCTGAGGCAGGAAGACAAGCAAAAGGAACTGCAATTATTAATCTTCTAAACCTAGATACTGATGAAAAGATAAATGCTGTTATACCTATTTCTGAATTTAATCCAGAAAATAAATTAGTATTCTTTACAAAGAATGGTATCGTTAAGAAAACTGGATTAGATCAATATGCTAATATTAGGAAGAATGGCATAATTGCAATTAACTTAAAAGATGAAGATGAATTAATATCAGTAAGAATGACAGATGGAAGCAGAGAAATGATGTTAGTAACTAAAAAGGGAATGGCAATAAGATTTGATGAAAAAGATGTAAGAGAAATGGGACGAAGTTCAACAGGAGTTAAGGGTATTACTTTAAATAAAGGTGATGAAGTAGTAGCCGCAGAGTTAGTAGAAGAAAATCATTTCTTATTAGTTATTTCTGAATTTGGATATGGTAAGAGAACACCTATAGATGAGTACAAAGTACAAATTAGAGGTGGCAAGGGTTTAAAGACTTATAATATTAAGAAAAAGACAGGAGACATTGTTTCTGCTAAGGTAATCAATGAAAATGATGATATTATGATAATTTCCTATTCTGGTACTATTATAAGATTAAATTCTAAGGATATATCAGTTATGGGAAGAAGTACCCAAGGAGTTACGCTGATGAAGATGTATGAGGATACAGTTGTAGCAGTTGCAAAATATGTAGAAGAGTAG
- a CDS encoding STAS domain-containing protein — MSFNTEVKFSSEEDKWVFILEGDMDIYTSDIFKDQAIKSFEEKKADLLIDGEKLDYIDSTGLGALIGILKRVKEADYKIYLTNIKPNIRKLFNITELDKLFIIRGEDDE; from the coding sequence GTGTCATTTAATACTGAGGTTAAATTCAGCAGTGAAGAAGATAAATGGGTATTCATTCTTGAAGGAGATATGGATATTTATACATCAGATATTTTTAAAGACCAAGCTATTAAATCCTTTGAAGAAAAAAAAGCAGATTTATTAATAGATGGTGAAAAGTTAGACTATATTGATAGTACTGGGTTAGGTGCATTAATAGGCATTTTAAAAAGAGTCAAAGAGGCTGATTATAAAATATATTTGACTAATATTAAGCCTAATATAAGAAAGCTTTTTAATATCACCGAATTAGACAAGTTATTTATTATTAGGGGTGAGGATGATGAATAA
- a CDS encoding ATP-binding protein, which produces MNKDSIHLTIPSKPDYFSLVRLTTSSISNKCGMNIDEIEDIKVAIGEACANSLCFTDMDFINIEYILDEEELIIKVSNVKEDIPEGLEETRDRELGILIIKSLMDKVIFNETGIEMTKFLE; this is translated from the coding sequence ATGAATAAGGATTCTATTCATTTAACTATCCCTAGTAAACCAGACTATTTTAGTTTAGTGAGACTAACCACCTCCTCAATATCAAATAAATGTGGAATGAATATAGATGAGATTGAAGATATAAAGGTAGCAATAGGAGAAGCATGTGCTAACTCCTTATGCTTTACCGATATGGATTTTATCAATATAGAGTACATATTAGATGAAGAAGAGTTAATTATAAAGGTATCAAATGTAAAAGAGGATATACCCGAAGGTTTAGAAGAAACTAGAGATAGAGAGCTAGGTATATTAATTATAAAGTCACTAATGGATAAGGTCATATTTAATGAAACAGGTATAGAAATGACTAAATTTTTAGAGTAG
- a CDS encoding SigB/SigF/SigG family RNA polymerase sigma factor, with protein sequence MINKNYYENDNINNLDKAGIKNLFRRYKEKGEKDVRDILIEKHLYIAEILSKKYANRGIEYDDIYQVACIGLIYAIDRFDINKGYEFSSFATPTIIGEIKKYFRDKGWTIRVPRRIQELSKKINNAKIQLSQQLQRSPTIEDIATYLKCSEEEVLEALEASKVYTPQSLDVTYDSNNDDKEVNLAELIGEEDIYFSKIENNDFIMKTLDKLNEIEREILVERYFNKKTQVAIAKNLDISQMTVSRIEKKILEKLRKEVEKTLID encoded by the coding sequence ATGATCAATAAGAACTACTATGAAAACGATAATATAAATAACCTAGATAAAGCAGGTATAAAGAACCTTTTTAGAAGATATAAAGAAAAAGGTGAAAAAGATGTACGTGATATTCTTATTGAAAAACATTTATATATAGCAGAAATTCTTTCTAAAAAGTATGCTAATAGAGGAATAGAATATGACGATATATATCAGGTTGCTTGTATTGGACTAATTTATGCTATAGATAGGTTCGATATAAATAAGGGATATGAATTCTCAAGCTTTGCTACGCCTACAATTATAGGAGAAATAAAAAAATATTTCAGAGACAAAGGATGGACAATTAGGGTTCCTAGGAGAATTCAAGAATTATCTAAGAAGATAAATAATGCTAAAATTCAATTAAGTCAACAATTACAAAGATCACCTACTATAGAAGATATAGCTACTTATCTAAAGTGTTCAGAAGAAGAAGTACTGGAGGCCTTGGAAGCAAGTAAGGTATATACGCCGCAATCATTAGATGTTACCTATGATTCTAATAATGATGACAAGGAAGTAAATTTGGCTGAATTAATTGGAGAAGAGGATATTTATTTTAGTAAAATTGAAAATAATGATTTCATTATGAAAACTTTGGACAAACTAAATGAGATTGAAAGAGAAATTTTAGTAGAAAGATATTTTAACAAAAAAACACAGGTTGCAATTGCTAAAAACTTAGATATATCTCAGATGACTGTGTCAAGAATTGAAAAGAAAATATTAGAAAAGCTAAGGAAAGAAGTAGAAAAGACGTTAATAGATTAG
- a CDS encoding transporter associated domain-containing protein, with product MKHNFLEKNFEKLTYVLEMIITGLIAIGVIVGLVDLVKYFGVIFITDPAGSYELFQDFLAYALILIVGVELMLMILYHSTEAILELVLFVIARKMLIYSHTMLDLVLGTLAIAIVFAILRFLVHKDNEDIVKRGKGVYSASAKIEEITKKTGFNLPTDRAQTVGGLVCILAEDACKPVEEGSEFESGDIKIKVVKATEEGLIEEVKITRKDKSKA from the coding sequence TTGAAACACAATTTTTTAGAGAAAAATTTTGAAAAATTAACATATGTCCTTGAAATGATAATTACTGGTTTAATTGCAATTGGAGTAATAGTTGGATTAGTGGATTTAGTTAAATACTTTGGAGTAATATTTATTACTGATCCTGCGGGATCTTATGAATTATTTCAAGATTTCTTAGCATATGCTTTGATTTTAATAGTTGGAGTAGAGCTTATGCTGATGATTTTATACCATTCAACAGAAGCAATTTTAGAACTAGTATTATTTGTAATTGCTAGAAAGATGTTAATTTACTCACATACAATGTTGGATCTTGTATTAGGAACACTAGCCATAGCAATTGTATTTGCTATCTTAAGATTTTTAGTACACAAAGATAATGAAGATATTGTAAAAAGAGGCAAGGGAGTATATTCTGCTTCAGCAAAAATAGAAGAAATAACAAAAAAGACCGGTTTTAATCTACCTACTGATAGAGCCCAAACTGTTGGTGGCTTAGTTTGTATCTTAGCTGAAGATGCTTGTAAACCAGTAGAAGAAGGATCTGAATTTGAATCAGGTGACATAAAAATTAAAGTTGTAAAAGCAACAGAAGAGGGATTAATCGAAGAGGTTAAGATAACAAGAAAAGATAAATCAAAAGCTTAA
- a CDS encoding TetR/AcrR family transcriptional regulator, with product MTKKEIHVRRMMSHFINVTDELINEIGIEKITIRKVAELAGFNSSTIYNYFENLDHLIFYAAMKNIKDYSLTLNYYLIGAENSMDRFLRVWECFCDYAYYKPEIYNAIFFPNLDKEMEDYVQDYYNLFHEDLGVHNDTISTMLLKRDIRERGMTTILDCIKEGYIDQDDGDKLNDMTLLIFEGMLKRVLMDKITYEDARCKTMDYIKSIVKLFLIKDYEFKY from the coding sequence ATGACAAAAAAAGAAATACACGTAAGAAGAATGATGTCCCATTTTATTAATGTTACTGATGAATTAATAAATGAAATTGGGATTGAAAAAATTACAATTAGAAAAGTTGCTGAACTAGCTGGATTCAATAGTTCAACTATCTATAACTATTTTGAAAATCTTGACCATTTAATCTTTTATGCTGCTATGAAGAATATTAAAGACTATTCTCTTACTTTAAATTATTACTTGATTGGTGCAGAAAATAGTATGGATAGATTCCTTAGGGTTTGGGAATGTTTTTGTGATTATGCCTACTATAAGCCTGAGATATATAATGCTATCTTTTTCCCAAATTTAGATAAAGAGATGGAGGATTATGTACAAGACTACTATAATCTTTTTCATGAAGATCTTGGAGTTCATAATGATACAATATCTACTATGTTACTAAAAAGAGATATTAGAGAAAGAGGAATGACTACAATTTTAGATTGTATAAAAGAGGGATATATTGATCAAGATGATGGGGATAAGTTAAATGATATGACTCTTTTAATATTCGAAGGGATGCTAAAGAGAGTTTTAATGGATAAAATCACTTATGAAGATGCGAGATGTAAAACTATGGATTATATCAAATCTATAGTTAAACTTTTTTTAATAAAGGATTATGAGTTTAAATACTAA
- a CDS encoding glycine/sarcosine/betaine reductase component B subunit, which translates to MKLEIGNFLVKDVIFGDKTMFSDGILSINKEEAIAFIKEDEHITDVDIVIAKSGENTRIVPVKEAVEPRIRPDGRAVFPGVTGEIESAGRGRVHALKGCSVLGVGMHHGSFGDGLIDMGGEGAKYTLFSDLINICIVANTDEDFERYEQQKKNTAIRMASHKLAEYLGETVKAQEPEEIETFELDSITKRNEDINKLPSVVLVMQPQSQMEELGYNDLVYGWDMNKYVPTFMNPNEVLDGALISGSFMPSSSKWSTYDFQNFPTIKELYREHGKSINFLGVIMSNLNVSLEQKKRSALFVAQIAKSLGADGAIVTEEGYGNPDADYILCLAALEDVGVKTVGISNECTGRDGASQPLVTLDVKANALVSTGNVSQLIELPPADKVIGELAALGRDGLSGGWAFDEILGPSVREDGSIIMENNAMFCGDRIAGWSTKTMKEF; encoded by the coding sequence ATGAAGCTAGAAATTGGTAATTTTTTAGTAAAGGATGTAATCTTTGGGGATAAGACCATGTTTAGTGATGGTATTTTATCTATAAACAAAGAAGAAGCAATTGCCTTTATTAAAGAAGATGAACACATTACAGATGTAGACATCGTAATAGCTAAATCAGGTGAAAACACTAGAATAGTTCCTGTTAAAGAGGCAGTAGAACCAAGAATTAGACCTGATGGTAGAGCAGTATTTCCTGGAGTAACAGGTGAAATTGAAAGTGCGGGCAGAGGTAGGGTTCATGCATTAAAGGGATGTAGTGTTTTAGGTGTAGGAATGCATCATGGTAGTTTTGGAGACGGTTTAATAGATATGGGTGGCGAGGGTGCTAAATATACCCTATTTTCAGATCTTATAAATATTTGTATAGTAGCTAATACAGATGAGGATTTTGAGAGATATGAACAACAAAAAAAGAATACGGCTATTAGAATGGCTTCTCATAAGTTGGCAGAATACTTAGGGGAAACCGTTAAAGCTCAAGAACCTGAAGAAATTGAGACATTTGAACTAGATTCAATAACTAAAAGAAACGAAGATATAAATAAACTTCCATCAGTAGTTTTGGTTATGCAGCCACAATCACAAATGGAAGAGTTAGGATACAATGATTTAGTATACGGTTGGGATATGAATAAATATGTGCCAACCTTCATGAACCCTAATGAAGTACTTGATGGAGCATTAATATCAGGTAGTTTTATGCCTTCATCATCAAAATGGAGCACATATGATTTTCAGAATTTCCCTACCATTAAAGAACTTTATAGGGAACATGGGAAATCAATAAACTTTCTTGGAGTTATAATGTCAAATTTAAATGTATCATTAGAACAAAAGAAAAGATCGGCATTATTTGTAGCGCAAATTGCTAAATCATTAGGTGCTGATGGTGCTATAGTTACAGAAGAAGGTTATGGTAATCCTGATGCAGATTACATTTTGTGTTTAGCAGCATTAGAAGATGTGGGAGTAAAGACTGTAGGTATAAGTAATGAATGTACAGGTAGAGATGGCGCTTCTCAACCACTTGTTACACTAGATGTTAAAGCTAATGCTTTAGTATCAACGGGAAATGTATCGCAACTAATTGAACTTCCACCAGCCGATAAGGTAATAGGAGAATTAGCAGCCTTAGGTAGAGATGGTTTATCAGGTGGATGGGCCTTTGATGAGATATTAGGACCTTCTGTAAGGGAAGATGGATCTATTATCATGGAGAATAATGCCATGTTCTGTGGAGATAGGATAGCAGGTTGGTCAACCAAGACTATGAAGGAATTTTAG
- the grdH gene encoding betaine reductase selenoprotein B has protein sequence MKKAIHYINQFFAGIGGEDTADFKPEIREGLVGPAIALNSMLDADVTHTIICGDNFMGSNTDEAVERILGFLEDIEFDIFIAGPAFQAGRYGVACGTICKAVKEKFNVPVITSMHVENPGVDMFKKDVHIFRGGKSAAKLKEDITIMCKFANKILNGEKTGSADEEGFFPRGIRAQVWLESGKTAAQRGIEMLIKKLNNQPFETELPIPAQDRVPIAEPIKDLSKANIAMVTTGGIVPVDNPDRIQSASATRWGRYNISKNDRLESGVYKTIHAGFDPAAADADPNVIMPIDVMKTYLKEGKIGKLHDYFYSTVGTGTTQAEASRMAKEIVEKLKEDNVDGVIMTSTUGTCTRCGATMVKEIERTGIAVVQMCNLIPVATTVGSNKIVPTISIPYPLGDPATSKEAQWKLRYHRVGVALDALTEDIADQTVFKVKI, from the coding sequence ATGAAAAAAGCTATTCATTATATAAATCAGTTCTTTGCTGGAATTGGTGGTGAAGATACTGCAGATTTTAAGCCAGAAATCAGAGAGGGCTTAGTAGGTCCAGCTATAGCTCTTAATTCCATGCTGGATGCAGATGTTACTCATACTATTATCTGTGGTGATAATTTTATGGGAAGTAATACTGATGAGGCTGTAGAAAGAATACTTGGATTTTTAGAAGATATAGAATTTGATATATTTATCGCAGGACCAGCTTTTCAAGCAGGAAGATATGGTGTGGCTTGTGGAACCATATGCAAAGCAGTAAAAGAAAAGTTTAACGTTCCAGTAATTACATCAATGCATGTAGAAAATCCAGGAGTTGATATGTTTAAAAAAGATGTTCATATTTTTAGGGGAGGAAAGTCTGCCGCAAAGTTAAAAGAAGATATAACTATAATGTGTAAATTTGCGAATAAAATCTTAAATGGAGAAAAGACTGGTTCTGCTGATGAAGAGGGATTTTTCCCAAGAGGAATTAGAGCTCAAGTTTGGTTGGAGTCAGGTAAAACAGCTGCTCAAAGAGGAATTGAGATGCTAATTAAAAAGTTAAATAACCAGCCTTTTGAGACAGAACTTCCTATTCCAGCTCAGGATAGGGTGCCTATTGCAGAACCTATTAAAGATTTATCTAAGGCAAATATAGCAATGGTTACAACTGGAGGAATAGTACCTGTAGATAATCCAGATAGAATACAATCAGCATCAGCCACTAGATGGGGTAGATATAATATATCTAAAAATGATAGATTAGAATCTGGTGTATATAAAACTATTCATGCAGGATTTGATCCAGCTGCAGCAGATGCAGATCCAAATGTAATTATGCCAATTGATGTTATGAAGACATATTTGAAGGAAGGTAAGATAGGTAAGCTTCATGACTATTTTTACAGTACAGTAGGTACTGGTACTACTCAAGCAGAGGCATCAAGGATGGCTAAAGAAATAGTTGAGAAATTAAAAGAAGATAACGTAGATGGAGTTATTATGACTTCTACCTGAGGTACCTGTACACGTTGCGGTGCAACAATGGTAAAAGAAATTGAAAGGACAGGTATTGCAGTAGTTCAAATGTGTAATTTAATCCCAGTTGCAACAACTGTAGGATCTAATAAAATAGTTCCTACTATATCCATCCCATATCCATTAGGAGATCCAGCTACGTCTAAGGAAGCTCAATGGAAACTTCGATATCATCGTGTAGGTGTAGCCTTAGATGCTTTAACAGAAGATATAGCTGATCAAACAGTTTTCAAGGTAAAAATCTAG